A region from the Salvia splendens isolate huo1 chromosome 15, SspV2, whole genome shotgun sequence genome encodes:
- the LOC121767881 gene encoding stemmadenine O-acetyltransferase-like produces the protein MEIQTKVISTETIKPSILTPKSLEKHNLSFLDQLAPPFFMPIVYFYSSSPKIPNSQKSNHLKQSLSETLSTFYPLAGRLIGNLYVDCNDAGAPFSEAEADCDLSHVITNPNPKHMTKFLPFTLNQSLDLCMAAQATFFRCGGVAVGLLISHKIADALSFFSFANSWAAAASGDGGGAPPPKFDAAAYFPQREISGYKPTAGMMKEELATKIFSFPAKKIEILRERYAGAGDDLRQRRPTRVEALSAFIWTRFISATGLKADPAKIYTVQHAINLRTRTDPPLPEYHFGNVSRLAIAKPAVGGSGVELLRRVREAIKAVDGGYVARLKEGGEHLGLLKEKMAQVDKGELVSFSFTSLCRFPVYEADFGWGKPVWVGSAGFAYKNLVTFMDTRNGDGIEAWVNLRRDDMEKFEADLELQKLLFTS, from the coding sequence ATGGAGATTCAAACAAAAGTAATCTCCACAGAGACCATCAAACCATCAATTTTAACTCCAAAATCTCTCGAAAAACACAACCTCTCATTCCTAGACCAACTAGCTCCACCCTTCTTCATGCCCATCGTCTACTTCTACTCTTCAAGCCCCAAAATCCCCAATTCCCAAAAATCAAACCACCTCAAACAGTCCCTATCCGAAACCCTCTCCACCTTCTACCCCCTCGCCGGCCGCCTAATCGGCAACCTCTACGTCGACTGCAACGACGCCGGCGCTCCCTTCTCCGAGGCCGAAGCCGACTGCGACCTGTCACACGTCATCACCAATCCAAACCCTAAACACATGACCAAATTTCTCCCTTTCACACTCAACCAATCCCTAGATCTCTGCATGGCCGCTCAAGCCACCTTTTTCCGGTGCGGCGGCGTCGCCGTCGGCCTCTTGATCTCCCACAAAATCGCCGACGCGCTCTCCTTCTTCTCCTTCGCCAATTCCTGGGCCGCCGCTGCCtctggcgacggaggcggcgctCCGCCCCCAAAATTCGACGCAGCCGCCTATTTCCCTCAGCGAGAAATTTCCGGCTACAAACCCACCGCCGGAATGATGAAGGAAGAGCTCGCCACGAAAATTTTCTCATTTCCGGCGAAGAAAATCGAGATTCTCCGGGAACGGTACGCCGGCGCCGGAGATGACTTGCGGCAGCGGCGGCCGACTCGGGTTGAAGCCCTGTCGGCTTTTATATGGACCCGGTTCATATCCGCAACCGGTTTAAAAGCTGACCCAGCTAAGATCTACACGGTTCAGCACGCGATTAACCTTCGGACCCGGACCGACCCGCCCCTGCCCGAATACCATTTCGGGAACGTAAGCCGGCTAGCGATAGCTAAGCCGGCGGTTGGGGGCAGCGGCGTGGAGCTGCTGCGGAGAGTGCGGGAAGCCATTAAAGCTGTGGATGGCGGCTACGTGGCTCGGCTGAAGGAAGGTGGAGAGCATTTGGgtttgttgaaggagaaaatgGCTCAAGTCGATAAGGGCGAGCTGGTTAGCTTCAGCTTCACGAGTTTGTGTAGGTTTCCGGTTTATGAGGCGGATTTTGGGTGGGGCAAACCGGTCTGGGTTGGGTCGGCCGGGTTTGCTTACAAAAATTTGGTTACTTTTATGGATACAAGAAATGGAGATGGAATCGAGGCGTGGGTTAATTTGAGGAGAGATGATATGGAGAAATTCGAGGCTGATTTGGAGTTGCAGAAGCTTCTTTTTACGtcataa